In Gordonia sp. SID5947, the sequence TGGCTAACATCGAAGCTGACGGCGCAAATGACCTGATTTTTCGCCTTGATCTGGCATTCGAAGGCGTCGATCTCTCCCCATATTCGGTCGTTCTGTTCGATTGCCCACCAAGCCTCGGGAAGCTCCTATTTGCAGTACTTTGCGCCGCCGACGGGGTAGTGGCAGTTACTGAGCCGACGATCGACAGTGTGCGTGGCGTGGGGAATCTCGAAGAGACCATCCGTAACGTCACCCGACGGCCCAATCCCACGTTGACCTTCGACAAGATAATCCTCAGCCGACGCCGCAACACCGGTGAGCACAATTACCGTGAGCAAGAATTGCGAGAGGTGTATGGCGAGCTGGTCGCGAAGACATCAGTACCTGAGCTTGCCGCTCGCCAGGACGCGCACAGCGCGCACACGCCGATCCACAGCTTCCGGGGTGGTCGGGCCATCGCTCTGCAGTTGGCCTACTCCGACCTCCTCGCAGAACTCGATCTGAGCGAGAAGGTCAAGGAAACAGCATGAACGTCAATCGAGCACCTGCAATCGGCCGGAATCGCCATCCCGGCGAAGACCTTCCGGATCGACCGCAGCCCAACAATTCACCCCGCGTGGCCGAAGATCAGCCCTCGTCGTTAGCTACAACTGCCGCAGTCGTCGACGAGGTAGCCGAGGCAGGGGAGAAGATGACCGAGCAGCACAATGTTCGTATTCGCCCGAGCGTGAAGGCGCGCGCAATCCGAGGCGTGAGCAAGCTGAGGTATGAGACTGGAGATACGAGCATCAGCTTGCAGTCGATCACGGATAGGGCACTCGATGAGTATCTCAAGAAGCACGGGTGCTAGCTAGTCTAGCTACCGTAGCTAGTACTGCCAGCCTGGCAGAATCCTAGGCGCGCCGATGGCCGAAATCTCCGTGGGCCTTGCGCCGCTGCCGTCCGAATCCGCCGTGCGCCGTGTGAGTTGCGGAGTCGCCGTTGAGATGGAGGAGCGACCTTCGCGTCGTATGGTGAGGGTGGGCCTGGGTCGATTGCCGTCTTCTCAGGTCGGTAGGTGACATTCAATCTGAATAGGGGAGTAGGGACCCATGCGCATCCGAACCACTCGTGGACGTGGCCGATCCGTCGCACTTGCTATGTCAACCGCTGCAATGATTACCGCCGCGGCATCAGCGCTCACCGGCGCCGCATCGGCTCAGCCGACAGAAGCGCCTCGACTATCAGCCTATGGCGACGACATCTGGACCTTCGGCAACCACGCCAACTGTCGCGGCACAATTCATGTGAGCGCGAAAACCGATCCCCGCCAACCAGGGCGAGTGTTCGTCTCCTACCGACCAAGCGCCTTTACCGGCGACGGCCCCCAATGGAGCCGCAACCCGGTCTGCACCACACGCGCATTCGCCAACTGGACAATCCCGAACGTCTATCACTGGAGTGCACCTATCAGCGCCGGCCCACGCGGCGGAAAGCCGGTGACCCAGGTGCTGCGAACCGGCGGGGGACTGCGAGCCATCGGCTTCGCAACACCAGCAATTCCGCAAAAGCCCGTGCAGTACACCCTGATTGTTCCCTAGCCCCCGTGACGAGTGCTCAGCCCGAATCAAGGTTTGTCCGTGGCGATTTGCGATGTATCCGCCGGGACCATCGTATTAGTCCAGCCAGAGTCGGTAGATAGGTGGCCGAAACATTGATGTGGCGGGTGGCGTACGAAACTGGCAGCCGCCGAAGCGTCAACGAGCGGCGCTGGCAGATTTGACGCTCATCGTGCGGCCGCCGGGCCGACCGTCGGCCGTCCAGGTCTTTCACCGCAGACGAGGCGGGCGCCGACGAGGAATGCGCCACAGAGACTGGCGCTCAAGTCGAACACCTTCCGTGACAGGGCGATTGTAAACGAAACCTAGGAGGCGGTCAGTGGCGTCGATGCTGAAGCGTTGCGGGATCGGTCTCGGCGCACTCGTTGGCATCGGCGGCGTCTACGCCGCGCCGCCCATCATCTACTCCTGCGCGGTCACCAATGAGAACTGGGGAGACTTCTGGAGAGCCGCCGCAACACCTTACGGCGCCACGACCGCAGGACTCTTCGCACTCTCGGCCGGCGGCCTGGCTTTCTACAACGGACACCAAGAACGCAAAGTAAACCAAGCCGTCGAAGACCGCCGACACGACGCAGATACCATACGCACCCTCAGGGAGCGATACACCGCTGCGGTCGAACAACTCGCTAACGACTCGACAACGATTAGCCAGGCCGGCGTCTACGCCATAGCGGCACTTGCCGACGACTGGCTCCGCATCAATCAGATCGCCGATGCCCAAGTGTGCATCAACCTGCTCTGCGCCTACCTGCGTAGTACGCCTGACGCCAGCACCACCGAACCCCCGCCGGATCAGCCGGTGCGCGACACGATCATGCGCACGATTGCCGCCCACCTCACTGTCCCCGACTCCGACCCCGACGAGTCAGGCGGAGCGGAGTCAAAAACTTGGCGAGACCTCG encodes:
- a CDS encoding AAA family ATPase — protein: MQPRKIAIANQKGGVGKTATVLGLASAVSASGGHVLVVDMDPQGNATTGLDITVDDDTATSFDLMSHSQEGTAGDAVIATPWERVDLIPASVALANIEADGANDLIFRLDLAFEGVDLSPYSVVLFDCPPSLGKLLFAVLCAADGVVAVTEPTIDSVRGVGNLEETIRNVTRRPNPTLTFDKIILSRRRNTGEHNYREQELREVYGELVAKTSVPELAARQDAHSAHTPIHSFRGGRAIALQLAYSDLLAELDLSEKVKETA